The proteins below are encoded in one region of Aspergillus nidulans FGSC A4 chromosome III:
- a CDS encoding NuoB/complex I 20 kDa subunit family protein (transcript_id=CADANIAT00006169), producing the protein MFSLSGRAFVRTLHVRPNRGSFAPQYQRVELLSTSAIKAATALERQGNAGQSLTASGQVRREVPLPSQEKKEGAMQYVLTTLDQVANWARQSSLWPMTFGLACCAVEMMHLSTPRYDQDRLGIIFRASPRQSDVMIVAGTLTNKMAPALRQVYDQMPDPRWVISMGSCANGGGYYHYSYSVVRGCDRIVPVDVYVPGCPPTSEALMYGIFQLQKKMRHTRITRMWYRR; encoded by the exons ATGTTTTCGCTATCAGGTCGTGCGTTCGTACGCACTCTTCATG TGCGCCCGAATCGAGGCTCGTTTGCTCCTCAATACCAGCGGGTGGAATTGCTTTCGACGTCCGCTATCAAGGCGGCAACGGCTCTTGAGCGACAAGGCAATGCCGGGCAATCGCTGACTGCGTCTGGCCAAGTGCGGAGAGAGGTACCTTTGCCgagtcaggagaagaaggagggtGCAATGCAATATGTCCT GACGACGCTTGACCAAGTGGCAAATTGGGCACGGCAAAGTTCGCTGTGGCCTATGACCTTTGGACTCGCATGTTGTGCCGTCGAAATGATGCACCTGTCCACGCCCAGATATGATCAAGATCGCCTCGGAATCATTTTCAGAGCTTCACCGCGACAGTCGGATGTCATGATTGTCGCTGGTACTTTGACGAATAAGATGGCTCCGGCTCTCCGACAGGTTTACGATCAGATGCCCGACCCCCGCTGGGTTATTAGCATGGGAAGTTGTGCAAACGGTGGTGGCTattaccactacagttactCGGTCGTCCGTGGTTGTGATAGGATTGTTCCTGTCGATGTCTATGTCCCCGGCT GTCCACCCACATCCGAGGCATTAATGTACGGCATATTCCAACttcagaagaagatgaggcaCACGAGGATAACTCGCATGTGGTACCGGCGTTGA
- a CDS encoding putative mitochondrial protein sorting (Msf1) (transcript_id=CADANIAT00006170) gives MKVFSSLCTFDYSWEEVSTANWRKYCPWNDKSTHVVGVDTLSRGVDPETGILRTERLITCNQSVPQWVSSLFGGSPTSHVYEVSYVDPISKKVTMCSTNLTWANVLNVRETVIYQPSVTNPSSKTEFQQEAKITALCGGWQKIKNKVEEASVERFRENAKRGREGFEAVLEMSRRVFSEQRALESSVA, from the exons ATGAAGGTCTTTTCATCTCTTTGCACGTTCGACTACTCGTGGGAGGAGGTTTCAACCGCCAACTGGAGGAAATATTGTCCCTGGAATGATAAGTCGACGCATGTTGTGGGGGTAGATACTCTCTCGCGGGGGGTGGACCCCGAGACAGGAATT TTGCGAACTGAGCGATTGATCACATGCAACCAATCCGTACCGCAATGGGTATCGTCGTTGTTTGGAGGTAGCCCGACCTCCCATGTTTACGAGGTTTCATATGTCGACCCTATTTCCAAGAAAGTAACAATGTGCTCGACAAACCTTACATGGGCCAATGTTTTGAACGTGCGCGAGACTGTCATCTACCAACCGTCGGTGACAAACCCTTCGTCTAAGACCGAATTTCAGCAGGAAGCGAAGATAACTGCTCTCTGCGGAGGCTGGCAAAAGATTAAGaacaaggtggaagaggcaaGCGTCGAGCGATTTAGAGAAAATGCCAAGCGTGGCAGGGAAGGCTTCGAAGCCGTCCTTGAGATGAGTCGACGAGTTTTCAGCGAGCAGCGCGCTCTCGAATCCAGCGTGGCATGA